The Lentzea guizhouensis genome contains a region encoding:
- a CDS encoding response regulator transcription factor, with protein sequence MAELVAAGLTNREIAAKLFLSVKTVEAHLARVFTKLGVKSRVGVAQRLVR encoded by the coding sequence GTGGCCGAGCTCGTGGCGGCCGGGCTGACCAACCGGGAGATCGCCGCGAAGCTGTTCCTGTCGGTGAAGACGGTGGAGGCCCACCTCGCGCGGGTGTTCACGAAGCTGGGCGTCAAGTCGAGGGTCGGCGTTGCGCAGCGGCTGGTGCGGTGA
- a CDS encoding GNAT family N-acetyltransferase, translating into MTVLTVRRPDARQLLDELVAVHGEVHREPRFAGIGYFSGERFRDRLVVALRQPGFELVAAFDGDEVAGYLYGWALPRWTRWWTPLKAVLPAATTEETGSRTVFIQEIMVRRRWRGNGIARTLHDDFLARRTEERGLICVQPDNEPARSAYLRWGWCQVARTTFADDGPEFDCLLKPLQGQM; encoded by the coding sequence ATGACCGTCTTGACCGTGCGCCGCCCGGATGCTCGCCAACTGCTGGACGAACTCGTCGCCGTGCACGGCGAGGTGCACCGCGAACCGCGCTTCGCGGGCATCGGCTACTTCTCCGGCGAACGCTTCCGCGACCGGCTCGTCGTGGCGCTGCGCCAGCCGGGGTTCGAGCTGGTTGCCGCGTTCGACGGGGACGAGGTCGCCGGCTACCTCTACGGCTGGGCGCTGCCGAGGTGGACCCGCTGGTGGACGCCGTTGAAGGCGGTGCTGCCCGCGGCCACGACCGAGGAGACCGGCAGCCGCACCGTGTTCATCCAGGAGATCATGGTGCGGCGGCGGTGGCGCGGCAACGGGATCGCCCGCACCCTGCACGACGACTTCCTCGCGCGGCGCACGGAGGAACGCGGCCTGATCTGCGTGCAACCGGACAACGAGCCCGCGCGGTCGGCCTACCTGCGGTGGGGCTGGTGCCAGGTCGCGCGCACCACGTTCGCCGACGACGGGCCCGAGTTCGACTGCCTGCTGAAACCCTTGCAGGGTCAGATGTAG
- a CDS encoding 3-oxoacyl-[acyl-carrier-protein] synthase III C-terminal domain-containing protein encodes MSSRVTTLERIAAFTPDRSVPIEEMGERLGLNRYVVRMFRNLHGFDQVRDDPAIDVFALVAAAGEQIVKELPDPGVVKYVLYAHTVLDVTPSTIDAADVIRQALGLPDAEAFAVTQQHCASGLAAVDIAGELLRAEDDPDVRALVLTGEKPVTARFRVVNNTTILGEASTACLVSAGGEGDVVRSYATKTQVLLSDGVYLADDLVKEFNDNYVGFLAEAVGKAVDRAGVALDDITMLVPHNVSKLLWQRTLDEIGIPRSKAYFGNIPRYSHCCCADPFLNYATLRDEGRLADGGLYLLTSVGLGATYAAMVVEHRGGR; translated from the coding sequence ATGTCGAGTCGGGTCACCACGCTGGAGCGGATCGCCGCCTTCACGCCCGATCGGTCCGTGCCGATCGAGGAGATGGGCGAGCGGCTCGGGCTGAACAGGTACGTGGTGCGGATGTTCCGCAACCTGCACGGGTTCGACCAGGTCCGCGACGACCCGGCAATCGACGTCTTCGCCCTCGTCGCCGCCGCGGGCGAGCAGATTGTCAAAGAACTGCCGGATCCCGGCGTGGTCAAGTACGTCCTGTACGCACACACCGTGCTCGACGTGACGCCGTCGACCATCGACGCGGCCGACGTCATCCGGCAGGCGCTCGGGCTGCCGGACGCGGAGGCGTTCGCCGTCACGCAGCAGCACTGCGCCAGCGGGCTCGCCGCGGTCGACATCGCCGGCGAGCTGCTGCGTGCCGAGGACGACCCGGACGTGCGCGCACTGGTGCTCACCGGCGAAAAGCCCGTCACCGCACGGTTCAGGGTCGTCAACAACACGACCATCCTCGGCGAGGCGTCGACCGCGTGCCTCGTGAGCGCGGGCGGCGAGGGCGATGTGGTGCGGTCCTACGCCACCAAAACACAGGTCCTGCTGTCCGACGGGGTGTACCTCGCCGACGACCTCGTGAAGGAGTTCAACGACAACTACGTCGGCTTCCTCGCGGAAGCGGTGGGCAAGGCGGTCGACCGGGCCGGTGTCGCGCTGGACGACATCACGATGCTGGTGCCGCACAACGTGAGCAAGCTGCTGTGGCAGCGGACGCTGGACGAGATCGGCATCCCCAGGTCCAAAGCCTACTTCGGCAACATCCCGCGCTACAGCCATTGCTGCTGCGCGGACCCGTTCCTCAACTACGCCACGCTGCGCGACGAGGGCCGGCTGGCCGACGGCGGGCTCTACCTGCTCACGTCGGTCGGTCTCGGTGCCACCTACGCCGCGATGGTGGTCGAGCACAGGGGTGGCAGATGA
- a CDS encoding condensation domain-containing protein → MGQLEVEFAGAREGSGPVTLGQANVLEWIGEQEQERSDILCRFVPVPAGRGLEDVRESLAVLLARHESLRTTVQPGPQAVQTVARSGTLVAEIHEGDTEPVLRERIAGTRFDFGRDLPLRVAISTRDGEPHVVALALSHLAADFASMELLAAQFARMLADPAERVAGPLALQPLDQAEHESQPPARRRAGSALRFWETQLRRMPQAMFSHPPLGPAGCREGYLKSRAAGLVLPSLVARTGVSHSTVLLAMAATLLAVRTGNPRGALVSICGNRFRPGTASYVGTIAQDALVPFELGSSTVDDAVRGVRLATMNAYRYSQFDARKLWPVMDAVADERGTRFQRDCVFNDVGAHQEDRVTDPAPVDLEEVAGALPDTAFQWLPASSYPVACYFTVIRAGREVELALYGDTRYLPEPDIEAFLRGVEALVVASATRPVPVAEVASLTGITPVERGAGWVCRDSCWVEVAAVQRLLDDVLDGPARVFDHGGELVAYVTGSVTPREAHVRCLAALPGRYTTVAPNRYVVVARAPGDLTDRAAWSAQPVLAEGTGRSGETA, encoded by the coding sequence ATGGGACAGCTCGAGGTCGAGTTCGCCGGAGCACGCGAGGGCTCCGGGCCGGTCACCCTGGGACAGGCCAACGTCCTGGAGTGGATCGGCGAACAGGAGCAGGAGCGCTCCGACATCCTGTGCCGGTTCGTGCCCGTGCCGGCCGGCCGCGGCCTGGAGGACGTCCGGGAGTCGCTGGCCGTTCTGCTCGCGCGGCACGAGTCGTTGCGCACCACCGTCCAGCCCGGCCCGCAGGCGGTCCAGACCGTCGCGCGCTCCGGCACGCTGGTCGCCGAGATCCACGAGGGCGACACCGAACCCGTGCTGCGGGAACGCATCGCGGGCACCCGGTTCGACTTCGGCCGCGACCTCCCGTTGCGGGTCGCGATCTCCACCCGCGACGGCGAACCGCACGTGGTGGCACTCGCGTTGTCCCACCTGGCCGCGGACTTCGCGAGCATGGAGCTGCTGGCCGCCCAGTTCGCCCGGATGCTGGCCGACCCGGCCGAGCGCGTGGCCGGACCCCTGGCCCTGCAGCCACTGGACCAGGCGGAGCACGAGTCGCAGCCACCCGCACGACGCCGTGCCGGGTCGGCGTTGCGGTTCTGGGAGACGCAGCTGCGGCGCATGCCGCAGGCGATGTTCTCGCACCCGCCGCTGGGCCCGGCGGGCTGCCGGGAGGGCTACCTGAAGTCGCGTGCGGCGGGCCTGGTGCTGCCGTCGCTGGTGGCGCGCACGGGCGTCAGCCACTCGACGGTGCTGCTGGCGATGGCGGCGACGCTGCTGGCGGTGCGCACCGGCAACCCGCGCGGTGCGCTGGTGTCGATCTGCGGCAACCGCTTCCGACCGGGCACGGCCTCCTACGTCGGGACGATCGCACAGGACGCGCTGGTGCCGTTCGAGCTCGGCTCGTCCACTGTGGACGACGCAGTGCGCGGGGTGCGGCTCGCGACCATGAACGCCTACCGCTACAGCCAGTTCGACGCGCGGAAGCTCTGGCCGGTGATGGACGCCGTCGCCGATGAACGCGGCACGCGGTTCCAGCGCGACTGCGTCTTCAACGACGTCGGCGCGCACCAGGAGGACCGCGTGACCGACCCGGCGCCGGTGGACCTGGAGGAGGTGGCCGGCGCGCTGCCGGACACCGCGTTCCAGTGGCTGCCCGCGTCGTCCTACCCCGTCGCCTGCTACTTCACCGTGATCCGGGCGGGCCGTGAGGTGGAGCTCGCGCTGTACGGCGACACCCGGTACCTGCCGGAGCCGGACATCGAGGCGTTCCTGCGCGGGGTGGAGGCGTTGGTCGTCGCCTCGGCCACGCGGCCGGTGCCGGTGGCGGAAGTGGCTTCGCTGACCGGGATCACCCCGGTCGAGCGCGGTGCCGGCTGGGTGTGCCGGGACTCCTGCTGGGTGGAGGTCGCGGCGGTGCAGCGGTTGCTCGACGACGTCCTCGACGGCCCGGCGCGGGTGTTCGACCACGGCGGGGAGCTGGTCGCCTACGTCACCGGGTCCGTGACCCCGCGGGAGGCGCACGTCCGGTGTCTGGCCGCCTTGCCGGGGCGCTACACCACCGTCGCGCCGAACCGGTACGTCGTGGTCGCCCGTGCCCCCGGCGATCTCACCGACCGGGCGGCGTGGTCGGCCCAGCCCGTGCTGGCCGAGGGGACCGGCCGGTCAGGCGAGACCGCGTGA